The region AAAAGCAGAGCTTCAGAAGCAAATGAATCTATTAAAGCGAATAGTAGCTTATGAGACCAGACATTTGCCACAATCATACTCATTAAGAGGTATTCGTGAAAGATACCTATTTTATGCAACTAGTTTGATGGAGATCATTGAGGAATCTGTGTATTCTAAATACAATGATGTTCTACCACAAACCAAGTCTGAATATATGCGCATGTTATCGCAAGTATATCCAGATAAAATCCAATTCAAAACGATCATAAGCGCAACTTTAAAACTTATTCCCGATTTTATGGATTTTGCTGATGAAAACTCAAAGATGTACTTTGTAATGTATTCATATCTTGACAAGCTATTTAATAGAATGAAATCAAGAAATGAAGAGTTTACTATCTTGGACTGGTATGATGGCAGTGCACGAGCTGTTGTGATTAATTTCATGAATGATCTTCAACCTGATGAAAATACAAACAGGTATCTGGTTTTAATAGATGAGATATTAAAGAATAGAATGAATTAGATTTTTTTAACTAATATGTTTTGATAAATAGTATTGTATAACAACATAAACAAAATCAACATGAGTAACCAAACCTTTACATTCCTACCACAAGATGTTGTAGATGAGTTATTAGAATTAGCACAAAATTTAAGAATAGTATTGCCAAAACTTCAAGAAGGATCAACCTCATCCAAACTAGGTGATTGGATTCCAGAAGAAGAAGCAAAAAAATTACTGGGACGTAAAACAACCTGGTTTTATAACAAAAGAAAATCAGGAGAATTAGATGGAAGAAAGAGAGGCAATAAGTGGTGGTATCGATTAAGTGATATTCAGGCATTCATTGAAAGTTAAAAAATAATAGACATGTCTGATATCACATACTTTCAGGAGAGGATTGGCTCTCTGAACCTTAAAGAAAAAGACTATACGGTCACACTGAGAAACTCCTCCAATCAACCATTTGAGCACAAGGTTTTTGAAGCAGATAGAAAAGGTAATATCACAATGACTCCTTTTACCTTAAAAGGTGAACTGATTTATTATGATCATCCAAAAGCTACGCCTGAAAAACCAAACGGCTATAATAATAAAGAACAAGTCTATCAGGTTACCAGGCTTTCAAAAGCAATCGTAAGTAATAATGGCGATTCTCTAAGGTATATGATTCCAAAAGGACAAGGAACCTTACCGTTTTTAACACCCTCCTTACTAGAAAAACATTCAAAACAGGAAAAAATTAAGACCCTTTTTCTGACAGAAGGAGTCTTTAAACAATATTCGGCATCCAAATATGGACTCGATATTATTGGCCTTACATCAATCACTCATTATAAGGATAGGAAAACCGGAAAACTCCATTCTGATATTCTGGAGTTAATTAAAGTATGTCAAGTTCAGAATGTTGTAATGATATATGATGGTGATTGTCTGGATATATCAAAACATGCTTTATCTCAAAATAAAGACGTAACACAAAGACTCCAGCAATTCATCAACTCAGCTATTGCCATGCGAGAACTTTTAAAAGATCTGGAAATTCAGTTTTACTTCTGCCATATCAAATCAAGAGAGCTTGATGGTCATCCTAAAGGCCTTGATGATTTATTGATCTTAAAAAAAGGGAAGGAAAAAGAAATACTCAACAACCTTCAGAAATTCAGTGAACCATCTAAATACTTTTACAAACTGGATATAACCAAAGGTTATAAACCATTGATCAACTATTTTGGCATCAATAACCTCGAAAGATTTTATGAAGACCATATCGAAGTGTTAAAAGATTATGAATTTAATTTCAAAGGGAAATTCTATCAATGGG is a window of Bacteroidota bacterium DNA encoding:
- a CDS encoding helix-turn-helix domain-containing protein, giving the protein MSNQTFTFLPQDVVDELLELAQNLRIVLPKLQEGSTSSKLGDWIPEEEAKKLLGRKTTWFYNKRKSGELDGRKRGNKWWYRLSDIQAFIES